A single window of Amphiura filiformis chromosome 17, Afil_fr2py, whole genome shotgun sequence DNA harbors:
- the LOC140138085 gene encoding transmembrane protein 14C-like, with protein MTDLIGFAYAAVVAVGGVIGYVKAGSVMSLGAGLLFGALAAMGASHASSNPGNCHLILGASLTLTCVMGYRFMGSGKFMPAGLVALLSVLMVVRYGMRLL; from the exons ATGACTGATCTAATTGGTTTTGCTTATGCTGCTGTTGTAGCTGTTGGTGGTGTGATTGGCTATGTCAAAGCAG GGAGTGTAATGTCATTAGGAGCTGGGTTACTATTTGGAGCATTGGCTGCTATGGGTGCATCACACGCATCAAGTAATCCTGGCAACTGTCATCTCATCTTAG GTGCATCTTTGACGTTGACTTGCGTGATGGGATATAGGTTCATGGGGAGTGGCAAATTTATGCCAGCTGGTCTTGTAGCATTGCTAAG TGTTCTGATGGTGGTTCGATATGGTATGAGGCTCCTGTAG
- the LOC140138086 gene encoding nuclear inhibitor of protein phosphatase 1-like, producing MAKKQQYDKYDVPTWAGVAPSGLHLDVLKEGKMIEKMMIDEKKCYFFGRNSIVCDFILDHASCSRVHAVLMWHKHLNRSFVVDLGSTHGTFLGSIRLEHNKPQQVLLDSTIRFGASSRSYILREKPQTAVAQHLKNETKEEDKEDELTGGLLGLPEEETELNNLTEFNTAHNKRVATAGFEDNLQSPEASRPRKRKHIRVSFHEDDEIINPEDIDPSVGRFRNLVQTSVVPIKKRRSDDNHPLGITADTMAKRLQGLYSPSLYSDLPNTNEQTSPTALTPTSPQFGTIGSSSLSFMHVPNLAPDVELAPAEPEVSKAPMAMMNVPNVPAGPKKKVYAKEAWPGKKPTPSLLL from the exons ATGGCGAAAAAACAGCAGTACGATAAATACGATGTGCCCACTTG GGCTGGAGTTGCTCCTTCGGGGCTACATTTAGACGTCTTGAAAGAAGGAAAAATGATTGAG aaaatgatgattgatgaaaagaAGTGCTATTTCTTTGGACGTAACTCAATCGTCTGTGATTTCATCCTGGACCATGCTTCCTGCTCAAGAGTTCATGCTGTTCTCATGTGGCATAAACACCTTAACAGATCATTTGTTGTTGACCTGGGAAGCA CACATGGAACATTCCTTGGTTCAATACGCTTAGAACACAACAAACCTCAGCAAGTCCTGCTGGATAGTACCATCAGGTTTGGTGCATCATCAAGGTCATACATCCTGCGTGAGAAACCACAAACAGCTGTGGCGCAGCATCTTAAGAATGAAAccaaagaagaagataaagaagATGAATTGACAGGTGGTCTGCTTGGTTTACCAGAGGAGGAAACAGAATTAAAT AATTTGACGGAGTTCAACACAGCTCACAATAAGAGAGTAGCCACAGCAGGGTTTGAAGATAATCTACAGTCTCCAGAGGCATCAAGGCCAAGGAAAAGAAAACACATCAGGGTTAGCTTCCATGAGGATGATGAAATTATCAACCCAG AAGACATAGATCCTTCAGTTGGAAGATTTAGGAATTTAGTTCAAACATCAGTTGTGCCAATCAAG AAGAGGCGTTCAGATGATAACCATCCACTTGGAATAACAGCTGACACTATGGCTAAAAGGTTACAGGGCTTGTACAGTCCATCCTTGTATTCAGACTTGCCAAATACAAATGAACAAACCTCACCGACAGCCCTCACTCCAACGTCACCACAGTTTGGAACAATTGGTAGCAGTTCTTTAAGTTTCATGCATGTGCCCAACTTGGCTCCGGATGTTGAACTTGCACCTGCAGAGCCTGAAGTGAGCAAGGCGCCAATGGCAATGATGAACGTTCCTAATGTGCCAGCAGGACCAAAGAAGAAAGTGTATGCCAAGGAAGCATGGCCGGGGAAGAAACCAACTCCATCGTTACTGTTGTAG
- the LOC140138087 gene encoding ADP-ribose glycohydrolase OARD1-like, with protein sequence MFCAKVRHLCATMDKYLIKKPAAATTNEYPAKKQKTHSSASGGTDEPDSGIVCSSASKSTDGKKGFEFKEVKGDLFKCPASHSLAHCISEDIRMGKGIATIFKKKFGGVEDLKKQGVKTGSVAVLKREGRFIYYLITKDKYWQKPTYDSLQSTLEAMVQHCESHNVRHLSMPCIGCGLDGLKWPTVTDVIKQVFKETDIKVTVYKIEQKKK encoded by the exons ATGTTTTGCGCAAAAGTGAGACATCTTTGTGCTACCATGGACAAGTATTTGATTAAAAAACCTGCAGCAGCTACAACAAATGAATATCCTGCCAAGAAACAGAAAACACACTCATCAGCATCAGGTGGTACAGATGAGCCAGATTCAGGAATAGTCTGCAGTTCAGCATCAAAAAGTACAGATGGAAAGAAA GGTTTTGAGTTTAAAGAGGTCAAAGGTGACCTATTCAAGTGCCCTGCCAGTCACAGCCTTGCTCATTGCATAAGTGAAGACATTCGAATGGGGAAAGGAATTGCCACCAtctttaagaaaaaatttggtggTGTCGAAGATTTGAAAAAACAAG GTGTCAAGACTGGTAGTGTTGCTGTCTTGAAGAGGGAAGGCAGGTTTATTTACTATCTG ATAACCAAAGACAAATACTGGCAGAAGCCAACATATGACAGCCTGCAGAGTACCCTTGAAGCTATGGTGCAACATTGTGAGAGTCATAATGTTCGGCATCTCTCAATGCCTTGTATTGGATGTGGATTAGATGGACTGAAATGGCCAACTGTTACTGATGTCATTAAACAGGTGTTTAAAGAAACGGACATTAAAGTGACTGTGTATAAGATTGAACAGAAAAAGAAGTAA